A single region of the Demequina sp. genome encodes:
- a CDS encoding sugar ABC transporter permease: MTEHHVPLEGAPVTSDHNGEAAAQAAASRTPKSTSKTKSVVGAQFAAWMFLLPILIYLVAFYLWPLLRNLDLSFRDYTLGSFITGKAEWIGFDNYAKVLTDPAFLTALWNTVVFVGLSLAFQYSIGLALAVFFYRRFPLSTTLRALFLVPWLLPLLVSASVWAWMMNSDSGVLNYFLRVIGVDPIYWLTSPDWSLIGVTIANIWIGIPFNLVLLYAGLQAIPTEVYEAAAIDGASRWQTFWRVTFPLLRPVSAITLLLGLVYTLKVFDIIWVMTQGGPGNASLTLAIWSYRLGFGGGAPQLGPAAAVGNVLIVIAFIFGIFYIRAQRKAVNS; encoded by the coding sequence ATGACCGAACACCACGTCCCGCTTGAGGGTGCTCCGGTCACAAGCGATCACAACGGGGAGGCGGCGGCGCAAGCCGCCGCCTCCCGCACTCCCAAGTCCACGAGCAAGACCAAGTCCGTTGTGGGCGCACAGTTCGCCGCATGGATGTTCCTGCTCCCCATCCTGATCTACTTGGTCGCCTTCTACCTGTGGCCTCTGCTCCGCAATCTCGACCTCAGCTTCCGCGACTACACGCTCGGCTCGTTCATCACCGGCAAGGCCGAATGGATTGGCTTCGACAACTACGCGAAGGTCCTCACGGATCCCGCGTTCCTGACGGCACTGTGGAACACGGTCGTCTTCGTGGGCCTGTCTCTCGCCTTCCAGTACTCGATCGGCCTCGCTCTTGCGGTGTTCTTCTACAGACGGTTCCCCCTGAGCACCACCCTGCGCGCGCTGTTCCTGGTGCCATGGCTGCTGCCGCTGCTTGTCTCCGCCTCGGTGTGGGCGTGGATGATGAACTCGGACTCCGGGGTGCTCAACTACTTCCTCAGGGTCATCGGCGTTGATCCCATCTACTGGCTGACCTCGCCCGACTGGTCCCTGATCGGCGTGACGATCGCCAACATCTGGATCGGCATCCCTTTCAACCTGGTGCTGCTCTACGCCGGGCTGCAGGCCATCCCCACCGAGGTCTACGAGGCGGCCGCGATTGACGGCGCCAGCCGCTGGCAGACGTTCTGGCGCGTGACCTTCCCCCTGCTACGCCCCGTGAGCGCGATCACGCTGCTCCTCGGCCTCGTCTACACGCTCAAGGTCTTCGACATCATCTGGGTGATGACCCAGGGCGGGCCGGGAAACGCGTCGCTCACTCTCGCGATCTGGTCCTACCGCCTTGGCTTCGGCGGCGGCGCCCCCCAACTGGGACCCGCGGCTGCCGTGGGCAACGTGCTCATCGTCATCGCGTTCATCTTCGGCATCTTCTATATCCGCGCCCAGCGTAAGGCGGTGAACTCGTGA
- a CDS encoding carbohydrate ABC transporter permease → MKTRRSWFTTAIAVVLTAIMLFPLYWMINVSLTQKNELRADPPPLFPSSPNFDGYDKVIHEQLPYLGTSFLVGIGTVIVTLIVAAPAGYSMAKLRPWGGTALNFGLLVAQMIPGIIMAMGFYLIFNSWGLLNTVWGLIIADTTLAVPFAVLIFTAFMMGIPNELIQAARIDGAGHWRTFRSIVLPVSRNSIVTVSLFAFLWSWSDFLFSSTLNRGGALQTITIGIYRYLGNNTQDWNAIMATAVVASIPAAFLLVIAQRYVAAGVTAGAVKD, encoded by the coding sequence GTGAAGACGCGCCGCTCCTGGTTCACCACGGCGATCGCGGTGGTGTTGACCGCCATCATGCTGTTCCCGCTGTATTGGATGATCAACGTCTCGCTCACACAGAAGAACGAGCTGCGCGCGGACCCGCCGCCGCTGTTCCCCTCGAGCCCCAACTTCGACGGCTACGACAAGGTCATTCACGAGCAACTCCCCTACCTGGGCACGAGCTTCCTCGTGGGAATCGGCACCGTGATCGTCACGCTCATCGTGGCCGCCCCCGCTGGCTACTCGATGGCGAAGCTGCGGCCATGGGGCGGAACCGCCCTCAACTTTGGCCTGCTGGTTGCCCAGATGATCCCCGGGATCATCATGGCGATGGGGTTCTACCTGATCTTCAACTCGTGGGGTCTGCTCAACACGGTGTGGGGCCTCATCATCGCGGACACGACACTCGCCGTGCCGTTCGCCGTGCTGATCTTCACCGCCTTCATGATGGGTATCCCCAACGAGCTGATCCAAGCCGCACGCATCGACGGCGCGGGCCACTGGCGCACGTTCCGGTCGATCGTGCTTCCCGTGAGCCGCAATTCCATCGTCACCGTCTCGCTCTTCGCGTTCCTGTGGTCGTGGTCGGACTTCCTGTTCTCCTCCACCCTCAACCGCGGCGGCGCGCTCCAGACCATCACCATCGGCATCTACCGGTACCTAGGCAACAACACACAGGACTGGAACGCGATCATGGCCACCGCCGTCGTCGCCTCCATCCCTGCCGCGTTCCTGCTCGTCATCGCTCAGCGCTACGTGGCTGCTGGCGTGACCGCAGGCGCAGTCAAGGACTGA
- a CDS encoding glycoside hydrolase family 127 protein yields MKASIVTEPTAASGSITSTGGPVVPTRSVLRPLGPDEVTITGGLWADYQALNATAIIDHCFTWMERTGWIGNFDAIAAGGSDHSGIEFTDSEIYKLLEGMAWELARQPDAALASRFEALVARVAAAQDADGYLNTAFGHPGQRERFSDLEWGHELYCAGHLLQAAVARLRTGHDDLLVTVARGVADHLYGEFGPSGRAAICGHPEVEVALAEFSRATGERRYLELARLFVERRGHGLLKPISLGQDYFQDDVPVRDADVLRGHAVRALYLAAGAFDVAVDSGDVELADAIARQWDATLARRTYITGGLGSRHTGEAIGADWELPPDRAYSETCAGIASVMLNWRLLLQSGEARYGDVIERTLLNNILASPRADGHAFFYANPLQQRVANGEAPHDEVSLRADSTLRAPWFEVSCCPPNVARTLASVAMYFATADDEGIQLHQYATYRVSTDVGGRSVTLSVDSGYPFDGSVRVTVETGGVLVMRLRVPSWADGANWQVPDGVAASPSDGWLEVRGEFAAGDVVTLSLPMDPRIARPDPRIDAVRGQIAVERGPLVLALESADVPGELDAAEVAIDADAGSEPTAHGAKVTLVAVGDWAVGWPYGATHDAEPTSLGEAELIPYYQWANRGPSTMRVFIPLA; encoded by the coding sequence ATGAAAGCGAGCATCGTGACCGAGCCAACCGCAGCGTCGGGCAGTATCACCAGCACCGGCGGGCCGGTGGTGCCCACGCGGTCCGTGCTGCGACCGCTGGGGCCGGATGAGGTGACGATCACCGGGGGCCTGTGGGCGGATTACCAGGCGCTCAATGCCACCGCGATCATCGACCACTGCTTCACCTGGATGGAGCGGACTGGGTGGATCGGGAACTTCGACGCCATCGCGGCCGGCGGTTCAGACCACTCTGGGATCGAGTTCACGGACTCGGAGATCTACAAGCTTCTTGAGGGCATGGCGTGGGAGTTGGCCCGCCAGCCCGACGCTGCCCTCGCCTCTCGTTTTGAGGCGCTGGTTGCGCGCGTTGCGGCCGCGCAGGATGCGGACGGCTACCTCAATACGGCGTTTGGGCATCCTGGTCAGCGCGAGCGCTTCAGCGACCTCGAGTGGGGCCACGAACTGTACTGCGCCGGCCACCTGTTGCAGGCCGCCGTCGCGCGGCTGCGTACCGGCCACGACGACCTGCTTGTGACGGTTGCTAGAGGCGTTGCGGATCACCTGTACGGCGAGTTCGGCCCCAGCGGCCGGGCGGCGATCTGCGGGCACCCTGAAGTGGAGGTGGCGCTCGCGGAGTTCTCTCGCGCCACCGGTGAGCGGCGCTACTTGGAACTCGCGCGACTGTTTGTGGAGCGCCGCGGGCACGGGCTGCTCAAGCCGATCTCGCTCGGCCAGGACTACTTTCAGGATGACGTGCCCGTGCGCGATGCGGACGTCCTTCGTGGTCATGCGGTTCGCGCGCTCTATCTCGCAGCGGGCGCCTTCGACGTTGCTGTAGATAGCGGCGATGTCGAGCTCGCGGATGCGATCGCGCGTCAGTGGGACGCGACGCTCGCCCGCCGCACGTACATCACGGGCGGCCTCGGTTCGCGCCACACCGGAGAGGCGATCGGCGCCGACTGGGAGCTGCCGCCGGACCGGGCCTACTCGGAGACCTGCGCGGGAATCGCCTCGGTGATGCTCAACTGGAGACTGCTGCTGCAGTCGGGCGAGGCACGCTACGGAGACGTCATCGAGCGCACGCTGCTCAACAACATCCTCGCCTCCCCGCGTGCGGACGGCCACGCCTTCTTCTACGCGAATCCCCTTCAGCAGCGCGTCGCCAACGGCGAGGCGCCGCATGACGAGGTGAGCCTCCGGGCCGACTCGACGCTGCGCGCGCCATGGTTCGAGGTGTCGTGCTGCCCTCCCAATGTCGCTCGCACGCTCGCGAGCGTCGCGATGTACTTTGCCACCGCGGACGACGAAGGGATCCAGCTTCACCAGTACGCCACGTATCGGGTGTCCACTGACGTCGGCGGTCGTTCGGTGACGCTTTCCGTCGACTCTGGGTACCCGTTCGACGGAAGCGTGCGCGTCACCGTCGAGACTGGCGGCGTGCTGGTGATGCGCCTGCGCGTCCCCTCGTGGGCCGATGGGGCCAACTGGCAGGTGCCCGACGGCGTTGCCGCCTCCCCATCGGATGGCTGGCTTGAGGTGCGGGGTGAGTTTGCTGCTGGCGATGTCGTCACGCTGTCGCTGCCGATGGACCCCCGCATCGCTCGTCCCGATCCTCGGATCGACGCCGTGCGGGGTCAGATCGCCGTGGAACGGGGTCCGCTCGTACTCGCGCTCGAATCTGCGGACGTGCCGGGCGAACTCGATGCTGCCGAGGTCGCTATCGACGCGGATGCGGGTTCCGAACCCACCGCACACGGCGCGAAGGTGACGCTCGTCGCCGTCGGCGACTGGGCCGTCGGCTGGCCCTATGGGGCCACGCACGACGCCGAGCCCACATCGCTGGGTGAGGCAGAACTCATCCCCTACTACCAGTGGGCCAACCGCGGGCCGTCGACGATGCGGGTGTTCATTCCCCTGGCGTGA
- a CDS encoding PIN domain-containing protein, producing the protein MNLVDANVLLYAVDEDSRDHDVSRAWLEAALSGGSPVLLPWVSLLAFMRIASNPRIYDRPLDWSEAVGYVESWLASPHAWVPEPDGRHLERMSVLLKAMGRGGNVINDAHLAALALQHNATVVTFDTDFARFKGIRTFTPGE; encoded by the coding sequence GTGAACCTGGTCGATGCCAACGTGCTGCTGTACGCCGTCGATGAGGATTCGCGCGATCACGACGTCTCGCGCGCATGGCTTGAAGCGGCGCTGTCCGGAGGGTCGCCCGTTCTCTTGCCGTGGGTGTCGTTGCTCGCCTTCATGCGCATCGCGAGCAATCCACGCATTTATGATCGGCCGCTCGACTGGAGCGAGGCGGTCGGCTACGTCGAGAGTTGGCTGGCGAGCCCGCATGCTTGGGTCCCCGAGCCCGACGGTCGTCATCTGGAGCGCATGTCGGTCTTGCTCAAGGCCATGGGCAGGGGAGGCAACGTCATCAACGACGCACACCTCGCCGCTCTCGCACTTCAGCACAACGCCACGGTCGTCACCTTCGACACGGACTTCGCGCGATTCAAGGGCATCCGCACTTTCACGCCAGGGGAATGA
- a CDS encoding antitoxin, with translation MRTTVTLTPEADARIRALMRDRGLSFKDAVNQAIVAGANSDGASYRFVQRTANLGARVSVVKALQLAAELEDEELNRRREARQ, from the coding sequence ATGCGCACGACAGTCACGCTGACTCCAGAGGCCGATGCCCGTATCCGCGCGCTCATGCGCGACCGCGGGCTAAGTTTCAAGGATGCGGTGAATCAGGCGATCGTCGCTGGCGCGAACTCTGACGGGGCCAGCTATCGCTTTGTGCAGCGCACCGCGAATCTTGGAGCGCGAGTATCGGTTGTCAAGGCGCTGCAACTCGCTGCCGAGCTCGAGGACGAGGAGCTCAACCGCAGGCGCGAGGCGCGCCAGTGA
- a CDS encoding ribonuclease J, with protein sequence MHFHPELPPPEPLAPGTLRLVPLGGLGEVGRNMHVLEYEGRLLIIDCGVLFPEDHQPGVDLILPDFSYIEDRLADVEAIVLTHGHEDHIGAVPFLLRLRPDIPLLGSQLTLAFVEAKLREYRINPITLAVKEGQREKLGAFDLEFIAVNHSIPDALAVFVRTPAGTVLNTGDFKMDQLPLDGRITDLRAFARLGEEGVDLFQVDSTNAEVPGFTVSEVEIGPVIDRLFAQTKGRIVVASFSSHVHRVQQVIDAAEAHGRRVAFVGRSMVRNMGIAADLGFLRVPEGILVDARQADDLPHDKIVFMSTGSQGEPMAALSRIASLDHKVRVSEGDLVILASSLIPGNENAVFRVINGLMRLGANVVHQGSARVHVSGHASAGELLYCYNILRPKNVMPIHGEVRHLLANGRLAVRTGVDPERVVFAENGVVVDLRDGVARVAGAVDVHNVYVDGSSVGEITDSELKDRRILSEEGFVSVFAVIDSSNGRVVSGPEVHARGIAEDDSVFDAILPEIKNALEEAARAGNADTHQLQQVARRVLGRYVGNRLRRRPMIIPVVVEA encoded by the coding sequence ATGCACTTCCACCCGGAGCTGCCCCCACCGGAGCCGCTCGCTCCGGGCACCCTTCGCCTTGTCCCGCTCGGCGGGCTCGGCGAGGTTGGCCGCAATATGCACGTCCTCGAATACGAGGGTCGCCTGCTCATCATCGACTGCGGAGTACTCTTCCCCGAGGACCACCAGCCGGGCGTGGACCTCATCCTCCCCGACTTCAGCTACATCGAGGACCGCCTCGCGGACGTCGAGGCGATCGTCCTCACCCACGGCCACGAGGATCACATCGGCGCCGTGCCCTTCCTGCTGCGCCTGCGCCCGGACATCCCGCTGCTCGGCTCGCAGCTCACGCTTGCCTTCGTCGAGGCCAAACTCCGCGAGTACCGCATCAACCCCATCACGCTCGCGGTCAAGGAGGGGCAGCGCGAGAAGCTGGGCGCGTTCGATCTCGAGTTCATCGCGGTCAACCACTCCATTCCCGACGCTCTGGCCGTGTTCGTGCGCACGCCGGCTGGCACTGTGCTCAACACGGGCGACTTCAAGATGGACCAGCTGCCGCTCGACGGCCGCATCACCGACCTGCGGGCTTTCGCGCGGCTTGGCGAGGAGGGAGTGGACCTGTTTCAGGTGGACTCCACCAACGCTGAGGTCCCCGGCTTCACCGTGTCCGAGGTGGAGATCGGCCCCGTCATCGACCGCCTGTTCGCGCAGACCAAGGGGCGCATCGTGGTCGCGTCGTTCTCGAGCCATGTGCACCGCGTCCAGCAGGTGATCGACGCGGCGGAGGCTCACGGCCGCCGCGTGGCCTTCGTGGGCCGCTCGATGGTGCGCAACATGGGCATCGCGGCTGACCTCGGGTTTCTGCGAGTACCAGAGGGCATCCTCGTGGACGCGCGCCAGGCCGACGACCTTCCCCACGACAAGATCGTCTTCATGTCGACGGGCTCCCAAGGCGAGCCGATGGCCGCGCTTAGCCGCATTGCCAGCCTGGACCACAAGGTCAGGGTGAGCGAGGGGGATCTGGTGATCTTGGCGTCGTCCCTCATCCCAGGCAACGAGAACGCGGTGTTCCGCGTCATCAACGGCCTCATGCGGCTCGGCGCGAACGTGGTGCACCAGGGGAGTGCGCGCGTGCACGTCTCCGGCCACGCGAGCGCGGGAGAGCTGCTCTACTGCTACAACATCCTTCGCCCCAAGAACGTGATGCCGATCCACGGGGAGGTGCGCCACCTGCTCGCGAACGGCCGCCTCGCGGTGCGCACCGGGGTGGACCCGGAGCGTGTGGTGTTCGCGGAGAACGGCGTTGTGGTCGACCTGCGCGACGGCGTCGCGCGCGTGGCCGGCGCGGTGGACGTGCACAACGTCTACGTGGACGGCTCCTCGGTGGGCGAGATCACGGACTCCGAGCTCAAGGACCGCCGCATCCTGTCCGAGGAGGGCTTCGTCTCCGTGTTCGCGGTCATCGACTCGAGCAACGGGCGTGTTGTCTCCGGACCGGAGGTGCACGCTCGAGGCATCGCGGAGGACGACAGCGTCTTTGATGCGATCCTGCCGGAGATCAAGAACGCCCTCGAGGAGGCTGCCCGCGCGGGTAACGCGGACACGCACCAGCTTCAACAAGTGGCGCGCCGCGTGCTTGGCCGATACGTGGGCAACAGGCTGCGGAGGCGGCCCATGATCATCCCGGTGGTCGTCGAGGCGTAG
- the dapA gene encoding 4-hydroxy-tetrahydrodipicolinate synthase: MTQTNRPFGALLTAMVTPMHADGEIDFAATQALARFLVAQGNDGLVLSGTTGEAPTTHAPEKVELIEAVREAVGPGISIVAGAGSNDTAHAVRMAEQAADAGADGVLALVPYYSKPQQAGIVAHLQAIAAASDLPVMLYDIPGRTGIALTDASYDALADVSNIVANKDATGQVEAAKDRIERTGLAWYSGDDPLTLEFLRAGAVGVVSVISHVASPWIRAMIAAHDAHDAGLADAWHERLLPVVDALMGRGPGGVMSKAALQAAGVIPSRATRLPYVPATDEEYVAIATFLRDAGLPTQE, from the coding sequence ATGACCCAGACCAACCGCCCGTTCGGCGCGCTCCTGACCGCCATGGTCACGCCGATGCATGCGGACGGCGAGATTGACTTCGCGGCCACGCAGGCGCTCGCGAGGTTCCTCGTGGCCCAGGGAAATGACGGCCTGGTTCTCAGCGGCACCACCGGCGAGGCGCCGACCACCCACGCCCCGGAGAAGGTGGAACTCATCGAGGCGGTCCGCGAGGCCGTCGGGCCTGGAATCTCGATTGTCGCGGGGGCGGGTTCCAACGACACGGCTCACGCGGTGCGCATGGCGGAGCAGGCCGCGGACGCGGGGGCCGACGGCGTGCTCGCGCTGGTTCCGTACTACTCCAAGCCTCAGCAGGCGGGGATCGTGGCGCACCTGCAGGCGATCGCCGCGGCGAGCGACCTGCCCGTGATGCTCTACGACATCCCTGGGCGCACGGGCATCGCCCTCACCGACGCGTCGTATGACGCGCTCGCGGACGTGAGCAACATCGTCGCCAACAAGGACGCGACCGGCCAGGTGGAGGCCGCGAAGGACCGCATCGAGCGGACGGGCCTTGCCTGGTATTCGGGCGACGACCCGCTCACGCTCGAGTTCCTGCGGGCCGGCGCCGTTGGCGTGGTCTCCGTGATCAGCCATGTCGCGAGCCCGTGGATTCGCGCGATGATTGCCGCCCACGATGCTCACGACGCCGGCCTCGCCGACGCTTGGCACGAGCGCCTGCTGCCCGTCGTGGACGCCCTCATGGGCCGCGGCCCCGGCGGCGTCATGTCCAAGGCCGCGCTGCAGGCCGCCGGCGTCATCCCCAGCCGCGCCACCAGACTTCCGTACGTGCCCGCCACCGACGAGGAGTACGTCGCCATCGCGACGTTCCTTCGCGATGCGGGCCTTCCCACTCAGGAGTAA
- the thyX gene encoding FAD-dependent thymidylate synthase, translating into MTDAEIQFRTDVTVELVRGHAADADVLFAARVSTKGEQSLEDVDADASKSAGLINYLMRDRHGSPFEHNSMTFYVQAPIFVFREFMRHRIASYNEESGRYRELRPVFYYPGPDRNLIQQGKPGAYEFVPGTPEQTELVEREIKASCTAAYESYQRMLEAGIAREVARAVLPVTTYSSMYVTMNARSLMNFLSLRTKREGTHFPSFPQREIEMVAEKMEDFWAELMPLTYEAFNKNGRVAP; encoded by the coding sequence GTGACCGACGCTGAGATTCAGTTCCGTACCGACGTGACGGTGGAGTTGGTGAGGGGTCACGCGGCCGACGCGGACGTTTTGTTCGCGGCGCGCGTGTCCACTAAGGGGGAGCAGTCGCTCGAGGACGTCGACGCGGACGCGTCCAAGTCAGCGGGCCTCATCAACTACCTGATGCGCGACCGACACGGCAGCCCCTTCGAGCACAACTCGATGACCTTCTACGTGCAGGCGCCCATCTTCGTCTTCCGCGAGTTCATGCGTCACCGCATCGCGAGCTATAACGAGGAGTCGGGTCGCTACCGCGAGCTGCGCCCCGTCTTCTACTACCCGGGACCGGACCGCAACCTCATCCAGCAGGGAAAGCCCGGCGCCTACGAGTTCGTGCCCGGCACCCCGGAGCAGACGGAACTGGTGGAGCGAGAGATCAAGGCGAGCTGCACCGCCGCCTACGAGAGCTACCAGCGCATGCTTGAGGCCGGGATCGCCCGCGAGGTCGCACGCGCGGTGCTGCCGGTGACCACGTACTCGTCCATGTACGTGACCATGAACGCACGCTCCCTCATGAACTTCCTCAGCCTTCGCACCAAGCGCGAGGGCACCCACTTCCCCTCGTTCCCGCAGCGGGAGATCGAGATGGTCGCCGAGAAGATGGAAGACTTCTGGGCTGAGCTCATGCCTCTCACGTACGAGGCCTTCAACAAGAACGGACGCGTTGCCCCATGA
- a CDS encoding GNAT family N-acetyltransferase — protein MTEPDAPKKEWRVPARIETERLVLRPYALDDVPAMDEVIPANRDHLIEFMAWAKDEPIGTEARRAYVEKCIAGFRDGTDLTMGMFLRANGELIGGTGYHVHDDRLEIGYWLAERWQRQGLMTEAAGALTRIALQFSFAPLVEICCDPANERSKGVPKRLGFPLTGTREVDGAPHESWRLTQDAFLDSPASAEPRPNLFDGTGSPLAWPV, from the coding sequence ATGACAGAGCCGGACGCACCCAAGAAGGAGTGGCGCGTGCCCGCGCGGATTGAGACCGAGAGGTTGGTGCTGCGGCCCTACGCCCTCGACGATGTGCCTGCCATGGACGAGGTGATCCCCGCCAACCGCGACCACCTGATCGAGTTCATGGCCTGGGCGAAGGACGAGCCGATCGGCACCGAAGCGCGCCGCGCGTACGTGGAGAAGTGCATTGCCGGATTCCGGGACGGGACAGACCTCACCATGGGGATGTTCCTGCGAGCTAACGGCGAGCTCATCGGTGGCACCGGCTATCACGTGCACGACGACCGCCTTGAGATCGGGTACTGGCTCGCGGAACGGTGGCAGCGCCAGGGCCTCATGACCGAAGCAGCGGGCGCCCTGACCCGGATTGCCCTACAGTTCTCATTCGCACCACTCGTAGAGATCTGCTGCGACCCCGCCAACGAGCGCTCGAAGGGCGTGCCGAAGCGTCTTGGATTCCCGTTGACCGGCACCCGCGAGGTGGACGGTGCCCCTCACGAGAGCTGGCGCCTCACGCAGGACGCTTTCCTGGACTCGCCCGCGAGCGCCGAGCCGCGGCCCAACCTCTTTGACGGCACCGGCTCGCCCTTGGCATGGCCCGTCTGA
- a CDS encoding AzlC family ABC transporter permease, whose protein sequence is MARLSMARFKLRSPAREQAVSVSIATGAYGVSFGALSIAAGLDVWQTVALSLLLFTGGSQFAFIGVLGAGGNPFAAVATSTFLGIRNGFYGVALAPVLRPLRGARKAWGAQVTIDESTAVALAQPHDDLAARREGFWWTGVGVFILWNTFTLVGAGLGSALGDPGKYGLDAAAAAAFLALLWPRLAPHRAKVVAGVAAIVALALTPVLPAGMPILAAAVVAVVAGWNAPPPTEEVPE, encoded by the coding sequence ATGGCCCGTCTGAGCATGGCTCGATTCAAGCTGCGCTCGCCTGCGCGCGAGCAGGCCGTCTCCGTCTCGATCGCCACGGGCGCCTACGGCGTGAGTTTTGGTGCGCTGTCGATCGCGGCCGGACTGGACGTGTGGCAGACGGTGGCGCTCAGCCTGTTGCTGTTCACGGGAGGCTCGCAGTTCGCGTTCATCGGCGTGCTCGGCGCCGGCGGCAATCCCTTCGCCGCGGTGGCGACCTCGACGTTTCTTGGCATCCGCAACGGCTTCTATGGCGTAGCGCTCGCACCCGTGCTGCGCCCGCTGCGGGGCGCGCGCAAGGCGTGGGGCGCGCAGGTGACCATCGACGAGTCGACGGCGGTTGCGCTCGCCCAGCCGCACGACGACCTCGCCGCGCGGCGCGAGGGGTTCTGGTGGACCGGCGTGGGTGTGTTCATTCTCTGGAACACGTTCACGCTGGTGGGCGCGGGCCTCGGCAGCGCGCTCGGCGACCCGGGCAAGTATGGGCTGGACGCGGCCGCCGCTGCCGCGTTCCTTGCTCTCCTGTGGCCGCGGCTGGCTCCGCACAGGGCGAAAGTCGTCGCGGGGGTCGCGGCGATCGTCGCGCTCGCACTCACACCGGTCCTGCCAGCGGGGATGCCCATCCTCGCCGCCGCGGTGGTCGCGGTCGTCGCGGGCTGGAACGCGCCGCCTCCCACCGAGGAGGTCCCCGAATGA
- a CDS encoding AzlD domain-containing protein, with product MTPYSWTWIAIVAAAALAWGIKLAGHSVPESWLENPRIHRIAGYITVAMLAALFAVQGFTTKGQLVLDSRLAAVIVAVVLLWRKAPFWLVVLAAAVTAAVLRAAGLP from the coding sequence ATGACGCCGTACTCCTGGACCTGGATCGCGATCGTCGCCGCCGCGGCGCTCGCATGGGGCATCAAGCTCGCGGGCCACTCGGTGCCGGAGTCCTGGCTCGAGAATCCCCGCATCCACCGCATCGCCGGCTACATCACGGTCGCGATGCTCGCGGCGCTGTTCGCGGTGCAGGGCTTCACCACCAAGGGGCAACTCGTGCTCGATTCGCGCCTCGCGGCCGTGATCGTCGCCGTGGTGCTGCTGTGGCGCAAGGCGCCCTTCTGGCTCGTGGTGCTCGCGGCAGCCGTCACCGCGGCCGTGCTCCGCGCAGCGGGCCTGCCGTAG
- a CDS encoding GNAT family N-acetyltransferase — translation MVQADVSARPAVPGDEAAIAAIQLAAWRDWMGAAADVLPVSDIENQWATAIASPPSRQHRVFVATDGPRVVGFAALAPTEIIALEVAPEHRRQGHGSRLLAACVDTLRIANAGEVRAWAFESDTARETFLSGAGLGLGGVRRVLEGPDGDLAERMWVASL, via the coding sequence GTGGTCCAAGCCGACGTCTCCGCCCGCCCTGCAGTTCCCGGCGACGAGGCCGCGATCGCGGCGATCCAGCTTGCCGCGTGGCGCGACTGGATGGGAGCCGCCGCCGATGTCCTTCCAGTCAGCGACATCGAGAACCAGTGGGCCACCGCGATCGCGAGCCCACCCAGCCGCCAGCACCGGGTATTCGTCGCGACAGACGGCCCCCGTGTGGTCGGCTTTGCCGCGCTCGCGCCAACGGAGATCATCGCGCTCGAGGTGGCGCCAGAGCACCGTCGTCAGGGCCACGGGTCGCGCCTGCTCGCCGCGTGCGTCGACACCCTGCGGATCGCCAACGCCGGCGAGGTCCGTGCGTGGGCGTTCGAGTCGGACACCGCGCGCGAGACCTTCCTCAGCGGCGCCGGGCTTGGCCTCGGCGGCGTGCGGCGCGTCCTCGAGGGGCCCGACGGCGACCTCGCCGAGCGCATGTGGGTCGCCTCGCTCTAG